A window from Lampris incognitus isolate fLamInc1 chromosome 5, fLamInc1.hap2, whole genome shotgun sequence encodes these proteins:
- the LOC130112259 gene encoding beta-crystallin A3-2-like, giving the protein MNSATKSHMISPMLSPCMAPFKVTVFEQEHFQGKRQEFTTECSNIHRCGFDNIRSIRVESGAWVGFEHHDFQGQQFILEKGEYPHWDAYSGSLSYHVERLMSLRPITCASHQISRMTIFEKENFMGRSVELSDDYPSLQAMGWSMPEVGSMHVQCGAFVCYEYPGYRGQQYIMECDKHSGDYQHCKIWGSHCQTPKIQSIRRIQH; this is encoded by the exons ATGAATAGCGCCACTAAAAGCCACATGATCTCACCCATGTTGAGCCCCTGTATGGCGCCTTTCAAG GTGACTGTGTTTGAGCAGGAGCACTTCCAGGGCAAACGCCAGGAGTTCACCACCGAGTGCAGCAACATCCACAGATGTGGCTTTGACAACATCCGCTCTATCCGAGTGGAGAGTGGAGC TTGGGTGGGCTTTGAGCACCATGATTTCCAGGGCCAGCAGTTTATCCTGGAGAAGGGAGAGTACCCCCACTGGGATGCCTATAGCGGTTCTTTGTCTTACCACGTGGAGCGCCTCATGTCCCTGCGCCCCATCACCTGTGCT TCCCACCAGATCAGCCGTATGACAATCTTTGAGAAGGAGAACTTCATGGGACGTTCTGTGGAGCTGTCTGATGACTACCCTTCTCTGCAAGCTATGGGTTGGTCCATGCCTGAGGTGGGCTCCATGCATGTGCAGTGTGGCGC CTTTGTGTGCTATGAATACCCTGGCTACAGAGGCCAACAGTACATCATGGAATGTGATAAACACAGCGGAGACTACCAGCACTGCAAGATCTGGGGCTCTCACTGCCAGACCCCAAAGATTCAGTCCATCAGACGCATCCAGCACTAA